ATTAGTAGATTTAAATTTAAAGGCATTAATAGCATTAAGTAGATGTACTCAAAATGTTCATAAAAGAGAATATAAAACTATTAAAGAGGGAGGGTTAACAGTTTCTCAGTTTGCAGTACTTGAGATTTTATATCATAAAGGAGATTTAAAGGTCTGCGAAATAATAGATAAAATTCTTTCCACTGGTGGAAACATGACTGTTGTTATAGATAATTTAGTTAAGGTAAATCTCGTTATGAGATGTACTGATCCAAAGGATAGACGAGTTAATTTGATAAGTATTACTGAAGAAGGGAAAAGCCTCATGAGTGATATATTCCCAAAACATTTAGAAAATATAAATGAAATCTTTAGTTACTTAACATCAGATGAAAAGAAAAATTTAATAAGTTTACTCAAAAAATTATCAGGTGTATAAATATTTACACCATATATTTTAACTATTTACTACTAATTAGTAATAAACTAATTAGTTATATAATAATTAAGAAAATTATTTAATGAAAGGAGATTTTACAATGTTAAGAAAAATAGAGAGTGAAAAAATGGGATGGAGTGATCTTGGATGGCTAAAAAGCAAATTTCATTTTTCATTTGCGCAGTATTATAACCCAAATAACATGGGATTTGGAGTATTAAGGGTAATAAATGATGATTTAGTTAATCCTCATACAGGATTTGATACCCACCCTCATCGAGATATGGAGATTATATCCTATGTTATTGAAGGAGAATTAACCCATGGTGATAGTATGGGAAATAAAGGTACATTAAAACGTGGTGATATTCAATACATGAGCGCTGGTACAGGTGTTTATCACAGTGAGCATAATTTAGGAGAAAATACAGCAAGATTCCTTCAAATATGGATACTTCCTGATAAAAATGGACATAAACCAAATTACGGTGAATATAGATTTGAATGGAATGAAAGAAAAAATAAATGGCTCAATATGGTATCAAGTAATCAAGGCAATGCAAGTATAAAAGTTAATCAGGATGTAAATATATTTGCATTGCAATTAGATGAAAATAATGAAATAGATTATTCAGTTAAAGCAGATAGGCAAGCGTATTTAGTTCAAATAGAAGGAAGATCAAATATTAATGGAATTACTCTAAATGAAAGAGATTCATTAGAAATCGTTGAAGAAGATATAAAAATAAAGGCAGAGGTACTTTCACACTTTATTGTTGTAGAGATGAGAAAGTCAGAAGATTAATATTAAATTACTCATAAGTGAATCATCTTATGATTTAGTTAGATATAAATAGGGATAGATTAGCTTGTATTTGTAAATAATGAAAAAATAATAGTTAATAAAAATTGGAGGAATAATAATATGAAAAAAGATTTTTACACTGCTGTAGCAGACAGACGTTCATTTTATGCAATTAGCAAAGAAAAGGTAACAACAGACGAGGTAATAAAAGAAGTTATTCAGCAAGCCGTAAAGAATACACCATCACCATTTAATGCTCAAAGTGCAAGAGTAGTTTTACTCTTAGAAAAACATCACGATAAATTATGGGATATTACAAAAGAAACTTTAAGGAAGATAGTTCCTGCTGACCAGTTCGGAGCTACTGAGGATAAAATAAATTCATTCCGTAATGGATATGGAACAGTTTTATTCTTTGAAGATGCTAGTGTAATTGAATCTCTTCAAAGTCAATTTGCTCTTTACGCAGACAATTTCCCAGTTTGGTCTCAGCAATCAAGTGGAATGCATCAATTCGTTATATGGACTGCCTTAGAAATGGAGGGTTTTGGTGCATCATTACAACACTATAACGTACTCATTGAGGACGATGTAAAAAAAGAATGGAATATTCCAAGTAACTGGAAACTCATTGCACAAATGCCATTTGGAAAACCAACAGCACAGCCTGATGAAAAACAGTTCCAACCATTAGAAGATCGCATTGTGGTATTTAAATAATTTGTATTTTAATTAACCAATAAAAATGTAAATGAAGGGAATGTAGGTAGATTTGTTTAAACAAATCTACTTGCATTCCCTTTATATTTAAGTTTCAAGGTTCATTTGTTAAACCTCACTTACCAATATCAGTATATTATGGTAGTCATTAATGTTAGACATAGATATCCTTTTATATTGGCCAAATATATAAAACAAAATTTGTAATATTAGTTTTAAGTAGGTCGGTTAGCACATAAAATGAAATGTAGATTTAAAAATGACACGTACTAATTATTTATTTTGGTGTAATTTAAAGGAGTGGGGTAGCATGGAAAATGAAGTAGAAAAGCCAATAATAGGGCTAATAAAAGTGCACAAGAAAATTGTTATAGGTATTATAATTTCTCTTTTTACTTTACTTGTTATATATTTTGGTATGGCAATATATTTCAATAATCATTTTTATTTTGGCTCTGCAATAAATTGCATTAATGTTTCAGGCAAAAATGTGGAAATAGTAAATAAGCAAATGGCGTCAGAGCTTCAGAATTATGTGTTAAATCTAAAAGAACGGGGCGGTAAAAACGAACAAATTAGAGCCGATGAAGTTGGTTTAAAATATAATTCAGATGGGCAATTTAAGGAATTAAAGGATAGACAGAATCCTTATAAATGGATTTCAGTATTTTTTAATTCGGATGCTTCTAAAATGATAGAAGGAGTTAAATATGATAAGCAATTATTAAAAGAACGATTAGACACGCTCTCTTGTTTTGATAGCGTTAATATAATTGAGCCTAAGAATCCTAGCTTTAAGTATATAGATGATGGATATGTGATTGTAGATGAAGTTAATGGAAACAAGGTTAATAAAGAAATTTTATACAAGCATGTATCAGATGCAATAATTAATGAGGAAACTACAATAGATATGGAGTCAATTAATTGCTATGTTAAACCACAATATACTTCAACTTCTCAAAAAATTGTTGACGCCAAAAACACACTTAACAAATATGTATTTTCAAAGATTACCTATACTTTTGGAACAAACAAAGAACTTTTAGATGGTACTACAATAAATAAGTGGCTTACAGTTGATGAGAATTTTAAAGTAACATTTCATGAGAGTGAAGTCAAAAATTATATAGACGTACTTTCTACCAATTATAATACAATTGGTAAGAGTAGAAATTTTGTTTCATCATCAGGAAAGACAATAAATGTAGTTGGTGGTGATTATGGCTGGTCCATTAATAGAGCTAAAGAAACGAAAGATTTAATTTCGATTATAAAAGAAGGGCAAACTATAGCAAAAGAACCGGCATATATTCAAACTGCCTTAGCTCATGGCAACAATGATATTGGGAATACCTATGTAGAAATAGATCTTACAAAACAGTACTTATGGTTTTATAAAAATGGCTCGCTAATATCAAAAGGAGATATTGTTACAGGCAATGTAAGCTCTAATCATATAACACCAGGAGGTATTTATACATTAAAATACAAACAAAGAGATGCTGTCCTTAGAGGATCAGGTTATGCTGCTCCTGTTACCTTTTGGATGCCCTTTAATGGAGGCATAGGAATTCATGATGCAAGCTGGCGAAGTGAGTTTGGAGGAAAGATATATAAGACAGATGGTTCCCATGGTTGTATAAATTCACCATACTATTTAGCAAAAGCAATATTCGATAATATTGAGGTAGGCATTCCAGTTGTTTGTTATTAATAAGTATGTCTTGACAAACATATGCTTTAATTTCATATTTGTTTTTCACTTGCAATGAGTTTTCAATAAAAAAGCTTATAGATATGCTGGTATGAAGAACAGCATATCCTAGTTCATACGCGCAAGGCCCAGCTTTATAGCATTTGTAAGAGCTATTTTATTTCTTATCTTCACAATGATGTATGTTATAAAATAAATCTATTGGATTAATTGACAATATATAACATATATCATATAGTATACAGTATATAATATACGTGGAAACAAGCGTATTGAGCTGTTAGAAAACACGGGGAAAGATATACTCGTTGCGGCTTATTTAAGAAAGGAAGATGAAAATATATGCATTTGACCTTTATTAACGGCATACCTAATGATGAATTTGAAATCCATTGGTAGAAGTATATCTCAATACAAAGAGTTTGAAACAGTCGATAAACTTAAGGAGCGGTGAATGAGATGAATTGGATAGAAGAATTAGTCTTACAATTAAGAGATTTGAATATTGATAAAAATGTTATTAATAGAGCTATGCAAAACTTTGTTGACGAATTTAATAGTAATCTAGACAAATATAATATAGTAGATATTCGAGCAACAACAGATTTAAATGAATATATTGATATAAAGTTTTATAAAAAAATTGAAATAAAATCTTCTAATAAAAATGTTACTTTTACCTTATTTAATAAAGACAGACTTATGCAAAATATATCTATTAAAATAAGTATTGCCGAAAAAGTTGGGGGTTACTTTATCCAGTACATTAATACGGAAGAACGTATCCCAAAATTGAGAGCATTTATTGATGAAAATACTATTGATGGAATTTTTCAAGATTTATTTGAATTAAATGAAGAAGTAAAAGCTATAAATGAAGAAATAATCAATTAAGAGCATCCATTTGGATGCTTTTTTACGGATAAGTTTCATTAGTAAGGATACGGAAAATTGTCTCCCATATTTTATACAATAAAAAAGAACTGATTATATTCACCAGTTCTTTTAAGGGGTAATATTAAATTTATATCTAATTAAAGGGGGGACTCTAATTAAAAAAAATTAATTACTTTCTATGCATTTATAATAACAATTCTATGTGTCATTATAGTGACAAAATTAATAATTAATTGTAAATTAAAAAGAGGACTAACATCTATGACTTATTCCTTGCGATAAGTCATATTTCATTTGCTATTCCTTATAAATCTGAATTTTGAAAATATAATAAATATTTGTGTATTTTGAATAAAAAAAATATTAGTTAATATGTGTCACTTAAAGTACTGTTTTTGGGGTATAATAGATTAATAAAATAACAAATGATACCTTGCAAATATTCCTTGCTAATATTAATTTAGAAGGTAGCAGTTAGTTTTAAATGTAGAAGGTATAAAAAATAAAAAAAAGATGGTGAAAAATATGAAAAATGAAGTAAACAAGAACATGGAATTAATGAAAAAAGTTATTGAAGAAAAAAAAGCAAAATCTTCAAAGCAAAAAAACACTAAGAGAGCACCAATTTACGGACCACAAAGTCCAATGTCAGGTGGTCAAGGCTTATTTGGTAAATAATCTATATGTATAAAATAAAAATTATCGTAATTAACAAGGGAATTCGAACAGATTCCCTTGTTAATTTTTTTATTCTACAAAAGGCTGCTGTCATTATAAAATTACAATTTTAATCTTCATCCTTCGCAAACACCCCAGAGGTATTTGATAAGTGCTAGGAACTTGCCTGAATGAAAAAATTAAATGTTGTAAAAATTCAAAATAATGATTAAAATTAACAAAAGGATATAATTTTTACACTAAATGAGGTGCTTGAATATGGATATTAATAATGAGTTTTGGGTGAAGGAAGTACAGAAAAATTTTGACTAAATATGTTACTTAAGATGTTTAAAATAATAATACAAGAGAAGGAGTGTTATCTTGAATAAGCTTCAAAGCAGCAGCCATAGAAAAATCCCTCTTTTAGATAAAATAGGCTATGGGTCCGGAAACTTCAGTGCAGGTATTTCTGGCCAAGTTATAGGAACCTATTTAGTGTTTTATTGTACAGCTATTCTTAATATCCCTGGTAGCCTTGTTGGTTTAGCTGTAAGCCTAAGCATAATTTGGGATGCCATCACTGATCCTTTAATGGGATACTTTTCAGACATGACTAAATCTAAACTTTTCGGAAGGCGACATCAATATATACTTATAGGGGGTATAGGCCTAGGTATATCTAATTACCTTTTATGGAATATAAACTCAGGATTATCGGATTATTTAAAGTTTGCTATTATATTCTTTCTAATACTAGTAATCAAAACCTTCAGCACAATCTATGTAACTCCTTATACTGCTCTTGGTGCTGAATTATCTAATGATTACAATGAACGAACTAGCATTCAAGGGATTAAAACTATTTTCTTTCTTCTTGGACTTGCCTTTGTATCAGTTTTTGGAATGTTTGTTTTTTTTCGTTCTACTCCAGAGTTTCCTTCTGGGCAACTAAATCCTGGTTCCTATAGTTCTATGGGGATTTTTTCCTCAATTCTAATTATTATTTTTGCCCTTATTTGTTTTTACTCTACGAAGAAATATATTCCTATCCTAAGTGGGCATGCTGTAAAGGGAACAGGCAATGCAAAACTAAAAACTCTGCTGTCAGCCTTTAAGGAAATTTTTCTTAACAAAAGCTTTAGACATGTGGCTTTTGCATTTATGTTTACAAATATAGCTTCAGCACTGGTTGCAAATACAGGATTACATGTGTTTACCTACACATTTTCACTAAGTAGCCAGCAGATTGCCCTTATCGTTGGAATACAGCTTTTTGTTTCCATATTATCTCAGCCTATATGGGCCCTAGCAGCTAAAAAATTAGATAAGAAGCCTTCAATGATTTTAGGTATTATACTTTGCATTATAAGTAGCTTACTTTTTCTTATACTAGTGGTTATGAAGCAACATATAATGGGTAATGGATTTTACTTCATTCCATTTGCAGTACTTGCAGGCTTTGGTACAGGAGGATTGTTTACGCTACCTTTTTCAATGATTGCAGATGTCATTGATTTAGATGAACTTAATACTGGAAAAAGGTCTGAAGGGAGCTATTACGGTTGTCTAACATTGTTTTATAAACTCTCTCAATCTATAACCTTGCTACTTATAGGTTTTGTATTAGATTTAGTTAAATTCGATGCCAATTTGCCCCATCAAACTGAAAGCACCGTAATTATTCTTGGCTTAATGCTAAGCATAGGCTCAGGTTTAAGCTTTATAGCAGCACTTGTAAGCATCTCAGGCTATAATCTTAATAGATCCAGCGTTGAGAATATTCAAAAGAAGATTGCTGAAAAGTTGAATTCTTAAAACATTTTACCACCTACACAAAGCCAGGTGTAGGTGGTAATGTTGCTGAGAGTCCTTTATTAATACACTATATTTTTTTCTGTTATAAAATTTATAATCATAAATACTATTCCATAGCCAATTAAAAAAATTAAATTTAATGTGATATCACCAATATTTCCATTATATAATATCAAATTAGTTATAGCGTTATGTATCCAGTATGTGGGCATTAGGTGTGCTACCGGGATTATTTTTTGTGGCATCAGCTCCATACTCCACAAACAACCTGAAAGCAAACCCATAAACAAAATAAACACCGGCATAATGCTTTGAAAAGAAATATGGCTTTTGAAAATACGAGTTAAAAGCACAAAAAAATTAGACATACAAAACATATAAATTAAACAACTTAGAATAACTAAACCAAAAATTTGAGCATCCTGCATATCCATTACTTTATATAAAAAACTAAATTGCAGTAAAACCACAAAACTTCCACTTAGCATAATACTTATTACATCACTTAATAGTAAATAAGAATAGGGAACTCCAGCCACCTTAATTCTTTTATAAACTCCTGAGGATCTAGTTTTCATTATTGTTGCACATCCTGATAATAAAAACAAGGTAGACAAAATTATAACCATTCCGAGTGAAAACTGCTTGGACACAATATCTCCTTTAGTAATAGCTGTATTTTCCACTTTAGTATTTGGGGAAATAGAGTTTATTTTTAGCGGTAAGTTAAAATTAGGATCATCAATATGATTTAAATTATACATTATAATATCATCATAAACTTTTATATCATCATTTTTACTCATTGACTCTTCACCTGTGCTAGCAGATTTAACAGCGCAAACATAATACAATAGCTGACTGGCAATTACATCTGTAATTCCGGGAGCAAAAACATTATGTGGCAAATAATGAACAGTTACAAGTTTATCAAATTTTTGT
This DNA window, taken from Clostridium estertheticum, encodes the following:
- a CDS encoding pirin family protein; this translates as MLRKIESEKMGWSDLGWLKSKFHFSFAQYYNPNNMGFGVLRVINDDLVNPHTGFDTHPHRDMEIISYVIEGELTHGDSMGNKGTLKRGDIQYMSAGTGVYHSEHNLGENTARFLQIWILPDKNGHKPNYGEYRFEWNERKNKWLNMVSSNQGNASIKVNQDVNIFALQLDENNEIDYSVKADRQAYLVQIEGRSNINGITLNERDSLEIVEEDIKIKAEVLSHFIVVEMRKSED
- a CDS encoding L,D-transpeptidase family protein, which produces MENEVEKPIIGLIKVHKKIVIGIIISLFTLLVIYFGMAIYFNNHFYFGSAINCINVSGKNVEIVNKQMASELQNYVLNLKERGGKNEQIRADEVGLKYNSDGQFKELKDRQNPYKWISVFFNSDASKMIEGVKYDKQLLKERLDTLSCFDSVNIIEPKNPSFKYIDDGYVIVDEVNGNKVNKEILYKHVSDAIINEETTIDMESINCYVKPQYTSTSQKIVDAKNTLNKYVFSKITYTFGTNKELLDGTTINKWLTVDENFKVTFHESEVKNYIDVLSTNYNTIGKSRNFVSSSGKTINVVGGDYGWSINRAKETKDLISIIKEGQTIAKEPAYIQTALAHGNNDIGNTYVEIDLTKQYLWFYKNGSLISKGDIVTGNVSSNHITPGGIYTLKYKQRDAVLRGSGYAAPVTFWMPFNGGIGIHDASWRSEFGGKIYKTDGSHGCINSPYYLAKAIFDNIEVGIPVVCY
- a CDS encoding MFS transporter, with translation MNKLQSSSHRKIPLLDKIGYGSGNFSAGISGQVIGTYLVFYCTAILNIPGSLVGLAVSLSIIWDAITDPLMGYFSDMTKSKLFGRRHQYILIGGIGLGISNYLLWNINSGLSDYLKFAIIFFLILVIKTFSTIYVTPYTALGAELSNDYNERTSIQGIKTIFFLLGLAFVSVFGMFVFFRSTPEFPSGQLNPGSYSSMGIFSSILIIIFALICFYSTKKYIPILSGHAVKGTGNAKLKTLLSAFKEIFLNKSFRHVAFAFMFTNIASALVANTGLHVFTYTFSLSSQQIALIVGIQLFVSILSQPIWALAAKKLDKKPSMILGIILCIISSLLFLILVVMKQHIMGNGFYFIPFAVLAGFGTGGLFTLPFSMIADVIDLDELNTGKRSEGSYYGCLTLFYKLSQSITLLLIGFVLDLVKFDANLPHQTESTVIILGLMLSIGSGLSFIAALVSISGYNLNRSSVENIQKKIAEKLNS
- a CDS encoding nitroreductase family protein, translated to MKKDFYTAVADRRSFYAISKEKVTTDEVIKEVIQQAVKNTPSPFNAQSARVVLLLEKHHDKLWDITKETLRKIVPADQFGATEDKINSFRNGYGTVLFFEDASVIESLQSQFALYADNFPVWSQQSSGMHQFVIWTALEMEGFGASLQHYNVLIEDDVKKEWNIPSNWKLIAQMPFGKPTAQPDEKQFQPLEDRIVVFK
- a CDS encoding MarR family winged helix-turn-helix transcriptional regulator — translated: MDKEKNTYGELVDLNLKALIALSRCTQNVHKREYKTIKEGGLTVSQFAVLEILYHKGDLKVCEIIDKILSTGGNMTVVIDNLVKVNLVMRCTDPKDRRVNLISITEEGKSLMSDIFPKHLENINEIFSYLTSDEKKNLISLLKKLSGV
- a CDS encoding ABC transporter permease produces the protein MDYIRILISTKMKLIMRKKILILLSILAPLIALMFVDSIFTRPSFFNKVPIAVIDEDNSVTSKRIVAELSNSSSLKCTVIKKTDINKNLNDNFVQGVYILNSGLEENIEKQKFDKLVTVHYLPHNVFAPGITDVIASQLLYYVCAVKSASTGEESMSKNDDIKVYDDIIMYNLNHIDDPNFNLPLKINSISPNTKVENTAITKGDIVSKQFSLGMVIILSTLFLLSGCATIMKTRSSGVYKRIKVAGVPYSYLLLSDVISIMLSGSFVVLLQFSFLYKVMDMQDAQIFGLVILSCLIYMFCMSNFFVLLTRIFKSHISFQSIMPVFILFMGLLSGCLWSMELMPQKIIPVAHLMPTYWIHNAITNLILYNGNIGDITLNLIFLIGYGIVFMIINFITEKNIVY